Within the Herbaspirillum sp. RTI4 genome, the region GGTAATCCAGTGATATCGCAGCAATTCAGATGATCGATGACGGAATGGGGGATAGTTGGCTGCTGGTAATTGCCCTGTACGGTATTGCCAGCATGCTGACCTTCATCGCCTATGCCATCGACAAAGCCGCTGCCAGAGCCGGGCGAAGGCGTATTTCCGAAACTACTCTCCTGTTAATGGGACTCGCCTGCGGCTGGCCGGGCGCACTGCTGGCACGACGATGGCTGCGACACAAATCCTCCAAAGCCGCATTTCAACTACCACTCTGGTCAACGGTACTGATCAATATTGCCGCGCTGGCGTGGCTGAGCCGGCATCTGATTCTCAGTCAGCAAGCCCGCTTTTAATATCGCCGCCGCTATCGTAAATCCCCACCTGAGGCATGTATCATGAACTCCACCCTAGAAACACTTGGAGTTCTTGATGCTGCTCACGTTTGCCATTCTCTTGATTTTCCAGTGCCTCGGTGAAGGACTGTCGTTCGCCTTGCACCTGCCCATCCCGGGTGCCGTCGTCGGCATGTTGCTTCTGTTCATTGCCTTGCTGATTGTGCCGGGCTTGCTGGAACGCATTGAGGCAACCGGCAGC harbors:
- a CDS encoding DUF1294 domain-containing protein produces the protein MIDDGMGDSWLLVIALYGIASMLTFIAYAIDKAAARAGRRRISETTLLLMGLACGWPGALLARRWLRHKSSKAAFQLPLWSTVLINIAALAWLSRHLILSQQARF